Within the Vibrio tasmaniensis genome, the region AACGTACTACTCAATCTGGCTGGTTTTACATCGCCAGTACGACTTGCTGAAGTACTAGAAGTTGGTAAAGCGTAGCTCTTTTTAGAGTGATTATGCTAGCTAGATTAGGAGAATATTGGAATGTCATATGTATCTTTAAGCGGCCTATCCGCTGCACAGTTAGACCTGAATACAACCAGTAACAACATTGCGAACGCAAACACATTTGGCTTTAAAGAGTCTCGTGCCGAGTTCGGGGATGTTTACTCAAGCTCGTTGTTCACTAACGCAAAAACAACGCCAGGAGGCGGTGCGCAAGCTAGCCAAGTGGCGCAACAGTTCCACGAAGGTTCAAGTATCTATACGAATAACCCAATGGACTTGCGTGTAAGTGGTACAGGTTTCTTTGCAGTATCGAAAGACCGTATGGTGCCAGAGATCAATGAACTAACACGTAATGGTGCATTTCACCTAAACAAAGACAACTACATGGTCACGGCTAATGATGAGTTTCTTTTAGGCTATGATGTCGATCCAAACTCGGGTGAAGTTCTTTCTTACGCACCAAAACCTCTCGACATTCCTGCTGAGTTTGGTAAGCCTAAACAGACAGAAAACATTGAAGTAGGGGTTAACCTTCCTGCGAACGGTGATCTTAAAGATCCGGCTACATTTGATTTCAAAGACCCAGATACCTATAACCGTGCAACGTCTTCGACGGTCTACGATTCTATGGGACAGTCTTACAAGTTAACGACTTACTACCTAAAAGATCAGACTCAACCGAATACTTGGCAAACGTACTACACCATGTCAGATGAAACGGGTGAAAAGCCGGTAAACATTACTGGTGGCGACGCGACGAATTCAGCTGGTCATGTTGGTCACACCATGAAATTCAACAATGACGGTACCTTAGCAAGCCTTAACAGCGGTCAGCCAATTTTGTCTGATCCTATCGGCGCTGGTGAGAACGCAATTGATTTGAACGGTGCTGATCCAACACAGGTACTTAACTTTGGTCTGGATTCTTCAACTCAGTTTGCCGCTCCGTTCGAACTGTCTAGGTTTGATGAAGATGGCGCGACAACTGGTTTCTTAACGAAAATCGATTTCGATGAGTACGGCAGTGTTCTAGGCAGTTACTCAAACGGTGAAAATGTGATACTAGGCCGCGTAGGTTTAGTTCGTGTACCGAATGAGCATGGTCTAGATAAGAAAGGCGGCACTCAATGGGATTCTACTAACGCTTCAGGTGATAAAATCTGGGGTGAATCCAATAAAGGTTCATTTGGTAGTATTAACAATGGCTCACTAGAGCAGTCGAATATCGATATGACTCAAGAATTGGTTGATTTGATTTCTGCTCAACGTAACTTCCAAGCGAACTCTCGTTCTCTAGAAGTACACAACCAACTGCAACAGAATATTCTTCAGATTCGTTAATCGTTTCGAGCGTCTGAATCATCTGCGAATACTCAATTCAATGTTATTGAGTTGGGTATTGTTGATGAATGACGTATGGCTATTTGCTTTTCTATTTGCCGCCTCTATTGCCGCACGGTAATGCCACAGGCAATAATTCTTCCAGAATGATCCTTTGATGATCACCCTTCTTGTTTGTTTTACATTTAAATTGTTGATAAATAACACTTAAAAATATTGGCATAATGCTTGCTTAATTAGCCCCAGAAGATGATTTTTGGAGCAAAATTATGGATCGCGCACTGTTTCTTGCCATGAGTGGCGCTAAACAAAACATGCAGGCGTTGCAGCTACGTTCAAACAACCTTGCCAACGTAAGTACTACGGGTTTCCGTGCTGATTTAGCACAAGCACGTTCAATGCAAGCGTATGGTGAAGGCATGCCTACTCGTGTCTTCAGTATGACAGAGCGCCCAGGCCATAATTTCGCACAAGGTAGCGTGGTAACCACTGGCCGAGATCTCGACGTTACGATTCAAGGTGATGGCTGGATTTCAGTTATGGACAACACGGGTCGTGAAGGTTTAACCCGTAACGGTAACCTAAGGGTTGACCAAAACGGTTTACTTACCAACGCAAGTGGCCATTTAGTGCTCGGTGAAAACGACGCACCAATCACGCTCCCAATCCCAATCAGTAAAGTAGAAATTGGTACCGATGGTACGATCTCCGTTATTCCTCAAGGCGCTCCTGCTGAAGAATTGGCGGTGGTTGACCGTATTAAACTTGTACGTCCAGACAACCAAAGTTTGTTTAAAGATACGAATGGTCTATTCCGTTCTAAAAACCCAGATCAGGCATACGAAGCGGATGCAGCGGTAACGTTGCTGAAAGGTGCTATCGAAGGCAGTAACGTAAATGCCGTAGGCGAAATGACCAGCTTAATTGACTTACAACGTCAATTTGAAATGCAGGTCAAGATGATGAGCACCGCAGAGGAAATGGACAAGTCGTCTGATTCACTGCTTCGTATGAGCTAATAGAATTTTAAGGAAATTGCTATGCATCCAGCATTATGGGTAAGTAAAACCGGTTTAGACGCCCAACAAACCAATATTTCAACAATTTCAAACAACCTTGCCAACGCATCAACCATTGGTTTTAAAAAGAGCCGTGCGGTGTTTGAAGATCTGTTCTATCAGAATATTAACCAACCAGGCGGTCAATCGTCTCAGAATACTGAGCTACCGAGTGGCTTGATGTTGGGTGCCGGCTCAAAAGTCGTTGCAACTCAAAAGGTGCACACTCACGGTAATGCACAAACGACGTCTAACAGCCTAGATATGATGATCGAGGGTGATGGTTTCTTCCAAGTTCAAATGCCAGATGGTGAAACAGGTTATAGCCGTAACGGTCAGTTCACACTGAACGGTGACGGTGCGATCGTAACATCGGGCCAAGGTTATGCCCTACAACCCGAAATCGTTATTCCTGAAGACTCGATTTCGGTAACGGTTGGTAACGATGGTGAAGTGTCGGTTCGTCTGCGTGGTCAGCAAAACAACGTCGTGGTTGGCCAAATTACCATTACTGACTTCGTAAACCCAGGTGGTTTAGAGCCCATTGGCCAAAACCTTTACTTGCCTACAGGCGCAAGTGGTGACCCGCAAGAGGGGGTTCCGGGGTTGAACGGCTTAGGTAATGTTCGTCAGTCTATGCTTGAAGCATCCAATGTAAACGTAACTGAAGAGTTGGTTAATATGATTGAAGCTCAACGTGTATACGAAATGAACTCAAAAGTTATCTCGGCGGTCGATAAGATGATGAGCTTCGTTAACCAACAGCTATAGCTGGTTGATTCGCTGTTTACTTATTTCTATTTAATCGTTCTGTTTTCCATTGTTTGCTGAGAGTGCATCGCCATGAAACGTATTGTTTGTTTAGCTCTGTTTTTAACTATGACGGGCTGTACCACACTGGAGCCAATTGAAACTCCGGCGCAAGAAAACGCAACCACTGTGGTTGATGCTGTAGAAGGCGACAAGGCTGCCCAGGAAAGCTCTGGTATTATCGACACACTTCGAGATAGAACGGACCCTATTGCTGGTGATCCTGCATGGGCGCCAATTAACCCGAAGAAAAAACAAGAGCATTATGCCGCAGCAACCGGTTCACTGTTTAACGCTAACCACATTGGCAGCATGTATGACGATTCAAAACCTCGCGGTATTGGTGACATTATTACAGTCGCGTTAGATGAGAATACGCGAGCGACCAAAAAAGCCAACGCAGATATGTCTAAATCGAACGACGCATCGATGGAACCGTTAGCTGTAGGCGGTGAAAATCTAGAACTCGGTAAATACAATTTCTCTTATGATTTGAGCAATACCAACACCTTTGCAGGTGATGCCTCAGCTAACCAAAGTAACAGCATCAGCGGCTACATTACTGTTGAAGTTATCGAAGTATTAGCCAATGGCAACCTAGTGGTTCGTGGTGAAAAGTGGATGACCTTGAATACGGGTGATGAGTATATTCGCCTAAGTGGCACCATCCGCCCTGATGATATCGACTTTGAGAATACCATTGCTTCGAACCGTGTTTCGAACGCCCGAATTCAGTACTCGGGTACGGGTGTGCAGAAAGATATGCAAGAACCTGGATTCTTGGCACGATTCTTTAATGTATCACTGTAGAGCTTGAGGCCTTGTCCGCATGTTGACACTCTCAGGATTGTCTAACTTCAAGCTAACTCATTATAAATTAAAGTAATACAGACAGGTTGCTCAATGAAAAAACTAACACTCGTACTCTTCGGCATGCTATTTCTTGCCACCAGTGCTCATGCTGCGCGTATTAAAGACGTGGCAAAAGTGGCGGGTGTTCGTAGTAACCAACTTGTCGGCTACGGTTTGGTCACAGGTTTGCCGGGCACCGGTGAGACAACTCCCTTTACCGATCAAACGTTTAACGCAATGCTGCAAAATTTTGGCATTCAATTGCCGCCTGGTACTAAGCCAAAAACCAAAAACGTAGCGGCTGTTATTGTTACCGCTGAATTGCCGGCTTTCTCTAAGCAAGGTCAGGAAGTTGACGTAACGGTATCGTCTATTGGTTCTGCAAAAAGCCTTCGTGGTGGTACTTTGCTGCAGACTTTCCTTAAAGGTCTAGACGGCCAAGTGTACGCTGTGGCACAAGGTAATTTGGTGGTGAGTGGTTTTAGTGCTCAAGGCAACGACGGCTCTAAGCTCGTTGGTAACAACCCAAACGTTGGTATCATCTCTAGCGGTGCGACGGTAGAGCAAGAAATTCCAACCCCATTTGGCCGTGGTGACTACATCACTTTCAACCTAATCCAATCTGATTTCACAACAGCTCAGCGCCTAGCTGATGCGGTGAATAATTTCCTCGGCCCTCAAATGGCGTCTGCGGTAGATGCGACTTCTGTAAAAGTTCGTGCGCCACGTGAAATCAGTCAACGCGTAGCTTTCTTGTCAGCCATTGAAAACATCGAATTTGACCCAGCCGAGGGCTCTGCAAAAATCATTGTTAACTCTCGTACCGGTACTATTGTTGTTGGTAAGCACGTGCGTTTAAAAGCAGCGGCGGTAACACACGGTGGCATGACCGTTGCGATCAAAGAAAACCTAAATGTAAGCCAGCCTAATGCATTCGCTGGTGGTCAAACGGTCGTGGTTCCCGATTCAGATATCGAAGTAACCGAAGCCGATGGCAAGATGTTCAAGTTCGAACCCGGCTTAACGCTCGACGATTTGGTACGAGCTGTCAACGAAGTTGGCGCCGCACCTTCTGATTTAATGGCAATCCTTCAAGCACTGAAACAAGCGGGTGCAATTGAAGGTCAGTTGATCATTATTTAAGGAATCAAGCATGATTAAAAATAACAATGACATCGGCTTTATTCATGATATCGGTAGCCTAGACCGCCTTCGTCAACAAGCGGTAAGCGGTGAAGAAGGCAGTGAAAAAGAAGCGCTAACCGCTGCGGCGAAACAGTTTGAATCTATTTTTACTTCGATGCTGTTTAAGTCGATGCGTGATGCGAACTCGAGCTTTAAGTCAGATATGTTAAACAGCCAGAACGAGCAATTTTATCGTCAGATGCAAGATGATCAAATGGCAAGTGAGTTGAGTGCTTCAGGTTCGTTAGGTCTTGCGGACATGATCGTGGCTCAGTTAAGTGCTGGTCAAGCAAGCGACGCAACAGAAGATAAGGTTCGTAGTGAAGGCTTTGATACTTCATTGCAAAGGCCTCGATATTCAGGCCGTGCAGAAGGTAGAGTATCGGATGTTCAATCTTCGCAAGCTATGTCAGCAACAGATGTGTCAGCAGCAAAACAATCCGCTTCATTTGACTCTCCAGAATCGTTTGTTGCCTCAATGAAGCCTTACGCTGAAAAAGCGGCGAGCGCGCTCGGTGTCGATTCATCACTGCTATTGGCACAAGCGGCACTTGAAACAGGTTGGGGTTCTAAGATGATTAAGAACTCTTTGGGCAACAGCAATAACCTATTCAACATCAAAGCTGATAGAAGTTGGAAGGGCGATAAGGTTGCTACTCAAACTCTAGAGTTCCATGGTAAAACAGCCGTTAAAGAGTCGGCTTCTTTCCGTTCTTACTCTAATTTCGAAGATAGCTTTAATGATTACGTGAAGTTCTTGAACGAAAACCCAAGATACGAAACGGCATTGCAGCATCAAGGTAACTCTGAGAATTTCATCAAAGGCATTCACCAGGCGGGTTACGCAACCGACCCTAACTATGCCGATAAAGTTTTACGAGTTAAAGCTAAGATTGATGAGATGAAATAGCGTTATTGAATGCACTCGAGAGCTTGCCACCGGCAGGCTCTTTTCTTATCCGCCCCTTCAGTTCTTACGCATCATCCATAGTTTTCTCCTTACACTTCAATAAATTACTGTCTTTTAACTCTCCGCTATTTCTATTGGCACATATATTGCTAAATATCTTAATAACAAGTTGTAGTAGTTAATCAGTTCATGCTGATTTTGTTAAGTTTTTTGGGGGCATTATGGCGTCGGATCTTCTGAATGTAGGAGCACAAAGTGTTCTTACTGCTCAGAGACAGTTAAACACCACAGGTCATAACATTTCTAACGCCAACACAGAGGGCTATAGCCGTCAGTCTGTGGTTCAAGGTGTGAATGACCCGCGCCAGTACGGTGGTCAAACCTACGGTATGGGTGTGCATGTGGAAAATGTTCGCCGCTCTTGGGATCAGTTTGCCGTCAAAGAACTTAACTTATCAACAACCAATGCCGCTAACAAAGCGGATACAGAAGCTAACCTGGATATGCTGTCAAGCATGTTGTCATCGGTTGTTTCGAAGAAGATCCCAGAGAACCTCAATGAATGGTTTGATTCGGTTAAGACGCTTGCTGACACTCCTAATGATGTTGGTACACGAAAAGTCGTCATAGAAAAAGCCGGGTTATTAAGTAAAACGCTAAATGAATTTCATGAAACCGTTCGTCAACAGTCTGATTCTGCGAATAAAAAATTAGACATGGGTATCGAGCGAGTTAACCAAATTGCATACGAGATCCGTGATCTTCAGCGACTAATGGTACGAACTCCCGGACCTCATAATGATCTACAAGATCAGCACGAACAGCTAGTTAATGAGCTTTCTGGTTACACTAAAGTGACGGTGACACCACGCGCTAATAATGAAGGCTTTAATGTCCATATCGGTAATGGTCATACCTTAGTTTCTGGGACAGAAGCGAGCCAGCTGAAAATGATCGATGGCGTACCAGATGCACATCAGCGTCGTCTTGCTATCGTAGAAGGAAAGTCATTAAAGGCGATTACTAACCGCGATATTGATGGACAAATCGGCGCGATGTTAGACATGCGTGATGAACATATTCCTGCAGTTATGGATGAGCTTGGTCGTTTGGCGACCGCGTTTTCATACGAGGTCAATGCATTGCAATCGCAAGGTTTGGATCTCAATGGCAATGTAGGTAAAAACCTGTTTACCGATGTGAACTCTGAGTTAGTGGCTAAGTCTCGTGTTACTGCTCACGGACAGTCAAAAGCAGATGTCGCGGTTTATATTGATGATACTTCTGCTCTAAAAGGCGGCGAGTATGGCCTGAAATACGATGGCAGCGATTATATGGTGATTAAGCCAGATGGTGAAACGGTAAAAGTTAGCACTAATTCAACCGGCAATGCTTTTTATTTAGATGGCATGCGAGTGGAAGTTCGAAACCCGCCTGAACTGGGTGAGAAGCTTTTGCTACGCCCAACCCGCAACTTTGCCGCTCAGATTCAGATGGAAACCAAAGACCCTAAAGATATTGCGGCACAAAGCTATGAGGCATCAACTACCTTTGCTAAAGGCACTGCGGAGTTCAAAATATTGGCGGCAGGTCAACTGCGAGAGTTTGAAGTGATTGTGTCACCAAAGGGCGAACAGTTTGCGGTTACTGATCCTAAAGGCAACATACTTATGCAGCCTCAACCGTATCCACCACAAGGCCCTGTGACTATTAATGGCACAACGTTTGAACTTACACCGGGTGCGGTGGCAAACGATAAATTTACGGCAAACCTTGTCCCATCAGAAGGTGACAATGGCAACTTGCGTAAATTGCAAAATCTCCAAACAGGCAAAGTCTTGGATGATGGTGAGTCTACGATTCTAGATCTTTACCACAACTTGAATACTAATACGGGCTTGAAATCTTCAACGGCAAATCGCTTGAGTGATATTGCTAGATTAGAAAAAGAGTCAGCTCAAGAACGTATTGCTTCAGTCTCTGGGGTGAACCTAGATGAAGAAGCGGCAAATATGATGAAATTTCAGCAAGCGTACATGGCTTCGTCACGCATCATGCAAGCCGCCAATGATACGTTTAATACTATTTTGGCTTTGAGATAGGAAGTATAAATGTTGACTCGTATTTCTAGCTTTCATAATTATCAGTCAGTACAAAATGACTTTCGCCGCCAAGAAAATAAGGTGCATCATAATCAAGCTCAACTGGCTTCTGGTAAGAAACTACAGTCGGCGAGTGATGATCCTTTGGCGACGCATTATTTACAAAACATCGGCCAGCAATCTGAGCAACTTAAACAGTATGTCGATGCGATCACTCTAATTAGAAACCGCCTTGAACATCATGAAGTCATGGTCGCCAACTCGGAAGGGTTCGCGGATGAAGCAAAACGAACCGTGATGGAAATGATTAACGGTGCACTTTCTCCGGAAGACCGTTTAGCGAAGAAACGTGAAATTCAAGAGTTATCGAATAATCTTCTGCACTTAGCTAATACTCAAGATGAGTCGGGTAACTACACATTTTCAGGCACCAAGCCCAAGAGCCAACCGTTTTTTCAAGATAACGAAGGGAATGTCTCTTATCAAGGTGATGACTATCAAAGAAAGATGCGAGTAGCAACTAGCTTTGAAATGGCAATGAACGATCCGGGCAGTAAGTTGTTTATGGAAATAGATAACCCGTTTGGTGATTACGAGCCTCAGTATGATCTTGAACCAGCCTCTGAGTTATTACTAGGGCGCGCAACCAATAAAGCTGACGATAGTGCAACTTATAAAGTGACCTTTGTTGATATGCAAACAGGCAAGTTCGCTTACCAGCTTGAAAAAGATGGCAAAGTGGTTGCTTCGGAAGATTTTGATCCTTCGAAAGGTGTTGTCTATGAAGGTCTGAATATCCAATTCAAGGGGCAGATCACTAAGGGTGACTCGATCACTTTAGAGCCGAGAAAGACATTCTCCATTTTTGATACATTCAAAGAGACCGCCGAACAGGCTGAGAATCCAGTATCGGATGCATCGGCAACGGCAAAGCTGCACCAAATGACAGAAGAATTTCATGCCGCGTTTATTCATTTGACTAAGGCAAGAACGGATGTTGGTGCACGTTTGAGTACGTTGGATATTCAAGAGCAGCAACATGAAGATTTTAAGTTGTCTTTAGCGAAAGCCAAAAGCAACTTTGAAGACTTGGATTATTCGAAAGCCATCA harbors:
- the flgE gene encoding flagellar hook protein FlgE, whose product is MSYVSLSGLSAAQLDLNTTSNNIANANTFGFKESRAEFGDVYSSSLFTNAKTTPGGGAQASQVAQQFHEGSSIYTNNPMDLRVSGTGFFAVSKDRMVPEINELTRNGAFHLNKDNYMVTANDEFLLGYDVDPNSGEVLSYAPKPLDIPAEFGKPKQTENIEVGVNLPANGDLKDPATFDFKDPDTYNRATSSTVYDSMGQSYKLTTYYLKDQTQPNTWQTYYTMSDETGEKPVNITGGDATNSAGHVGHTMKFNNDGTLASLNSGQPILSDPIGAGENAIDLNGADPTQVLNFGLDSSTQFAAPFELSRFDEDGATTGFLTKIDFDEYGSVLGSYSNGENVILGRVGLVRVPNEHGLDKKGGTQWDSTNASGDKIWGESNKGSFGSINNGSLEQSNIDMTQELVDLISAQRNFQANSRSLEVHNQLQQNILQIR
- the flgF gene encoding flagellar basal-body rod protein FlgF is translated as MDRALFLAMSGAKQNMQALQLRSNNLANVSTTGFRADLAQARSMQAYGEGMPTRVFSMTERPGHNFAQGSVVTTGRDLDVTIQGDGWISVMDNTGREGLTRNGNLRVDQNGLLTNASGHLVLGENDAPITLPIPISKVEIGTDGTISVIPQGAPAEELAVVDRIKLVRPDNQSLFKDTNGLFRSKNPDQAYEADAAVTLLKGAIEGSNVNAVGEMTSLIDLQRQFEMQVKMMSTAEEMDKSSDSLLRMS
- the flgG gene encoding flagellar basal-body rod protein FlgG, which codes for MHPALWVSKTGLDAQQTNISTISNNLANASTIGFKKSRAVFEDLFYQNINQPGGQSSQNTELPSGLMLGAGSKVVATQKVHTHGNAQTTSNSLDMMIEGDGFFQVQMPDGETGYSRNGQFTLNGDGAIVTSGQGYALQPEIVIPEDSISVTVGNDGEVSVRLRGQQNNVVVGQITITDFVNPGGLEPIGQNLYLPTGASGDPQEGVPGLNGLGNVRQSMLEASNVNVTEELVNMIEAQRVYEMNSKVISAVDKMMSFVNQQL
- the flgH gene encoding flagellar basal body L-ring protein FlgH; amino-acid sequence: MKRIVCLALFLTMTGCTTLEPIETPAQENATTVVDAVEGDKAAQESSGIIDTLRDRTDPIAGDPAWAPINPKKKQEHYAAATGSLFNANHIGSMYDDSKPRGIGDIITVALDENTRATKKANADMSKSNDASMEPLAVGGENLELGKYNFSYDLSNTNTFAGDASANQSNSISGYITVEVIEVLANGNLVVRGEKWMTLNTGDEYIRLSGTIRPDDIDFENTIASNRVSNARIQYSGTGVQKDMQEPGFLARFFNVSL
- a CDS encoding flagellar basal body P-ring protein FlgI → MKKLTLVLFGMLFLATSAHAARIKDVAKVAGVRSNQLVGYGLVTGLPGTGETTPFTDQTFNAMLQNFGIQLPPGTKPKTKNVAAVIVTAELPAFSKQGQEVDVTVSSIGSAKSLRGGTLLQTFLKGLDGQVYAVAQGNLVVSGFSAQGNDGSKLVGNNPNVGIISSGATVEQEIPTPFGRGDYITFNLIQSDFTTAQRLADAVNNFLGPQMASAVDATSVKVRAPREISQRVAFLSAIENIEFDPAEGSAKIIVNSRTGTIVVGKHVRLKAAAVTHGGMTVAIKENLNVSQPNAFAGGQTVVVPDSDIEVTEADGKMFKFEPGLTLDDLVRAVNEVGAAPSDLMAILQALKQAGAIEGQLIII
- the flgJ gene encoding flagellar assembly peptidoglycan hydrolase FlgJ, giving the protein MIKNNNDIGFIHDIGSLDRLRQQAVSGEEGSEKEALTAAAKQFESIFTSMLFKSMRDANSSFKSDMLNSQNEQFYRQMQDDQMASELSASGSLGLADMIVAQLSAGQASDATEDKVRSEGFDTSLQRPRYSGRAEGRVSDVQSSQAMSATDVSAAKQSASFDSPESFVASMKPYAEKAASALGVDSSLLLAQAALETGWGSKMIKNSLGNSNNLFNIKADRSWKGDKVATQTLEFHGKTAVKESASFRSYSNFEDSFNDYVKFLNENPRYETALQHQGNSENFIKGIHQAGYATDPNYADKVLRVKAKIDEMK
- the flgK gene encoding flagellar hook-associated protein FlgK, translating into MASDLLNVGAQSVLTAQRQLNTTGHNISNANTEGYSRQSVVQGVNDPRQYGGQTYGMGVHVENVRRSWDQFAVKELNLSTTNAANKADTEANLDMLSSMLSSVVSKKIPENLNEWFDSVKTLADTPNDVGTRKVVIEKAGLLSKTLNEFHETVRQQSDSANKKLDMGIERVNQIAYEIRDLQRLMVRTPGPHNDLQDQHEQLVNELSGYTKVTVTPRANNEGFNVHIGNGHTLVSGTEASQLKMIDGVPDAHQRRLAIVEGKSLKAITNRDIDGQIGAMLDMRDEHIPAVMDELGRLATAFSYEVNALQSQGLDLNGNVGKNLFTDVNSELVAKSRVTAHGQSKADVAVYIDDTSALKGGEYGLKYDGSDYMVIKPDGETVKVSTNSTGNAFYLDGMRVEVRNPPELGEKLLLRPTRNFAAQIQMETKDPKDIAAQSYEASTTFAKGTAEFKILAAGQLREFEVIVSPKGEQFAVTDPKGNILMQPQPYPPQGPVTINGTTFELTPGAVANDKFTANLVPSEGDNGNLRKLQNLQTGKVLDDGESTILDLYHNLNTNTGLKSSTANRLSDIARLEKESAQERIASVSGVNLDEEAANMMKFQQAYMASSRIMQAANDTFNTILALR
- the flgL gene encoding flagellar hook-associated protein FlgL — encoded protein: MLTRISSFHNYQSVQNDFRRQENKVHHNQAQLASGKKLQSASDDPLATHYLQNIGQQSEQLKQYVDAITLIRNRLEHHEVMVANSEGFADEAKRTVMEMINGALSPEDRLAKKREIQELSNNLLHLANTQDESGNYTFSGTKPKSQPFFQDNEGNVSYQGDDYQRKMRVATSFEMAMNDPGSKLFMEIDNPFGDYEPQYDLEPASELLLGRATNKADDSATYKVTFVDMQTGKFAYQLEKDGKVVASEDFDPSKGVVYEGLNIQFKGQITKGDSITLEPRKTFSIFDTFKETAEQAENPVSDASATAKLHQMTEEFHAAFIHLTKARTDVGARLSTLDIQEQQHEDFKLSLAKAKSNFEDLDYSKAIIEFNENSRALQASQQAFGKTKDLTLFNYI